The genomic DNA CGCGCATCGGGCTCGCCTGAGCGCACCTGGGTCCTTGCGACCGACGACGAGGGCAAGGCCCACCTGAGCAGCGATTCCAAGGTGTCCGGCGATGCGTTCTACTACGCATCCGACGGGGCGACGCCGGTCATCCCGCTCGGCACCGTCCTCGTGACCGAAACGAAGGTGCCCTGCGGCTACAACCTCGACGACGGCCGGGGCAACGCGCCCGAAACGCATCTTGCGAAGGTTGAGTCGGACAACGATCGCATCGAAGCCGTTTCGACCTACAACTCGCCTGTGGCGAAGGACACCGTGAAACGCGGCGACTACCGCCTCGTCAAGGAGGTGCCGGTATCGATCTACTCCGAGGGCGCAGGCGACATGCCGCAAGACGCCAAGCGCGTGCTCGTCCCCGGCGTCGAGTTCCAGCTGATCAACGACTCGACCAACCCGGTCACATCCCCTGAAACCGGCGAGGAGGTCGCGCCCGGCGGCGTCGTGTGCACCATAACGACCGACGAGAACGGGCTAGCCACCACCAAGGACGAGAACGCCGCCGCCAACGGATGGTCGAAGCCCGAGGGCTGGAGCGCCGCGCTGGCGTACGGCACCTACACCGTGCACGAGGTCATCCCTGCAGACGTCGCCGCGAAGTTCAAGACGGAATACGGCAAGGCCCTTCTTCCCGTCGAGGACTTCAAGATCACGATTTCCGACGAAGGACAGTACGACCCGCCGGTTCTGGTGAGCAACAAGATCCCGCAAACGCCGCTCAAGGTGGTCAAGGCCGACGCCGAAACCGGCAAGCGGATCCCGCTTGCGGCGAGCTTCGAACTGTACGACGCCTACGGTGGTCTCGTCACCTATACCCTCCACTACCCGGACGAGGAGGTCGTGAGCACGTGGACCACCAACGAGCGCGGCGAGCTCACCTTGCCGATGGCTTTGGGGGAGGGGTGTTACTTTTTGAAGGAGGTCGCAGCGCCCGAGGGCTACGTCCTTGATTCCGAGCCGGCAGCCTTTGCGGTTTCCGCCGACTACCGCGGATGGGACGACCCGATCGTCCTGACTTTCGAGGACGCGCCCCAGAAAGGCACCGTAACCGTGTCGAAGACCAACTCCGAGACGGGGTCGCCCGTCGACGGCTCCACCTATATCGTGAAGGCCGAAGGCGATGTCTCCACCCCCGACGGGATCCTGCGCTACGCAGACGGGCAGATCGTAGCGACGCTCACCACCGACGCTGAGGGACACGCGACTAGCGAACCGCTCTACCTGGGCACCTACACCGTCTACGAGGCGAAGGCCAAAGACGGCTACGCCCTCGACGTGGCCGAGAATACCGTTGCCTTGACCTACCAGGGCCAGGAGGCCTCGGTGTTCGACGAGCGAATCGACGTGGCAGACGCCCCGACCGAGTTGCGCCTGGTCAAGGTGGATTCGCTCGACGGTGAAACGCCTATCGAGGGCGCCGTTTTCCGCATCTGGAACGACGCGGGCGATTTCGATGAGACCTTGACAACCGACGAAAGCGGCGTCATCGACCTCAAGTACCTGAAGCACGGCAGCTACCACCTGCAGGAGGTAGCCGCGGCGGAGGGCTACGTGATCAGCGACGTCGACGAAGACGGCAACGCCAAAACCCACGATTTCGAGGTGAACGACCAGGGCATGGCCACGCTCGACGGCGATTCCATGCAAGCCAAGCTCGCCATCGTGGTCGAGAACATGCCCAAGACCATGGGCACCACCGCGGCCGACGGCGACGGCGGCACCCATGAGGGCCAGGCGCGCAGCGACATGTCGATTATCGACAGCGTCGCCTACACGGGATGCATCCCCGGCGAAGCCTACAAAGTAACTGGCAAGCTCATGGACAAATCCACCGGCCAGCCCGCGCTCGACGCCGAGGGCAACGAGATCACGGCCGAGAAGGATTTCGTAGCGGAGGGTTTCGAGGGGTCGATTGACATCGAGTTCAGATTCGACGGATCCGGCCTCGCAGGCGCCTCGCTCGTTGCGTTCGAGGCGATGTACGACGCCGAAGGCAGCATCTATATGAATCATGAGGATATCGACGATGAGGGCCAGACCGTCAACGTCGTCGACATCGCAACAAAGGCCCACGATGCGGAAACCGGCACAAACCAGGGCACCGTGAGCGAATCCGCGACGCTCGTGGACGTGGTGAGCTTCGAGGGGCTGACCCCCGGCAACCGCTACAAGCTGTTCACCATGCTGGTGGACAAGGCGACCGGCGAGCCCGTTGAGGATGCCGCCGGCAACCCGATGGTGATCGAGACGGATTTCGCGCCCGAGGCGCCCGACGGCACCGTTGAAGTCGTGTTCGAGCTCGACACCGCTGACTTGGCCGGCAAGTCCCTCGTGTTCTTCGAGAAGCTCGCCGACGACGGCGACAACGTCATCGCGAAGCACGAGGACATCGGGGACGAGGGCCAGACCATCGAGCTTCCGGAGCCTGATGCTCCCCAAAACCCCGTAGGCAAGGGATACCCCAAGACGGGCGCCGATGCGGCCAAGGCGGCCGTTGCGGCAAGCGCGGCGGTGATCGTGGGCTGCGGTGCGGCCGGCGCGGCCTATGCCGCGGCGAAGCGCCGCAAGAAGGCCGGCGAAGGGGTTGAGGAACCGACCGCCGAACCTGTCGAGTAGTAACAGCAAATCGCTGCAAGTTCAGGCGGGCTTCGATCGAGGCCCGCCTTCTTTATTGGAAAGAGCGAGAATGAAGAAACTGAAGATAGTTGCCGAAGGCCTCGGCCTGGTGCTCGCCGCAGTCGCCGTCGCCGCGCTATGCACCTGGATCGCCGCGGACGACAACGACAAGGCCGGTATCGCACAGTCGCTCGAAGGCGCCGTATCAGAGGAAAGCGAGCATGAGGAGCCCCTGGGAATCGACTGGGACAGCTTGTCCCAGGAAATCGTCGCCTGGGTGGAGGCGCCCAACACGAGCATAAGCCAGCCTGTAGCCAAGGCCGACAAGCAGAACCCGAACGCTTATCTCTTTCTCGATGCGCTCGACCAAGGCGGCTACGGCACCCCATACATCGACGCCGACTGCACGGGAGGGTCGCTCCTCGTCCCGATCTACGGGCACAACATGTCGGACGGCGGCGTGTTCTCGGATTTTGCGAAGTACAGCGACGAATCGTTTGCCAGGGGTCATTCGAGAATCGACCTGTACACACGTGATGGCCGCTCGTACAATCTTTCGGTCATCGCCGTCGACGTGGTGGATGCGAGATACGAAACCATGTGCCCGAGTTTCGGCGATGCGGAAGCGGTTGCGAAACAGGTCGCGAAGAGCGACGTTGTCCTGCGCAAATACGACGGCGAAAGCAAGGTATTCGCGTTCACGACCTGCTCCTATCAGGCGGCCAATTCCCGAGCCATCGTGTATGCGGTGCCGAATCGATGAGATAGCGGAACGCTCATCTGCGAATACTCGCCCTTGAATGCTTCTTCCGGCAATTTTTATGATATCGGGCGGTATAATACTCAGAAACGCATTTGTATTGCATTTTGAGCGATAGGGGCACAGATGCCGACGACGTACAAGCAACTCATAGACGCTAATCCAAGCCAAACCGAAATTCGCAGTTACCTTGTGGATGGTGACCAGGTGTCCGTTACTCTGCGCATCCCCGATACCCTGCGCGACGCGGCGAAAGAGGAGGCGGCCCTGCGGGGCATGAGCTTCTCCGCCTTCGTGCGCACCTGTATGATCGAAGAGCTTGCGAAGAAGGGGGCATAGAGGCGTGCAACCCGACTTCTTCGACAACAGGGCGCGCATCGTCAAGGACGACCTTGTCGCCAATATAGCCGACGGCGATCGCGTGGCGATAGCCGCGTCGGTGTTCTCCATGTACGCCTATCAGGAACTCGCAACCCAGCTTGAAGGCATCGACGAGCTGCGCTTCGTCTTCACGTCGCAGGCGTTCACCAAGCAGCGCCCCCCGCGCGAGAAGCGCGAATTCTACATCCCGCGGCTTTCCCGAGAGCAGGGCCTTTGCGGCACCGACTTCGAGATCAAGCTGCGCAACGAGCTCACGCAGAAGGCCGTCGCGACCGAGTGCGCCGACTGGATCCGCCGCAAGGCGCGTTTCCGTTCCTTCGAGGGCGAGGGGCGTATGAGCGGCTTTCTGAACGTGGAAAAGACCGACGACAACGTGGCCTACATGCCCTTCGACGGCTTCACCACGCGCAAGCTCGGCTGCGACAACTCCGCGGAAGCTCCCGATGTGACCATGCGCCTGGACGCCTCCCAGTCGCGCGCCCTGCTCAAGCAGTTCGACGACGCCTGGGACTCGGGCGAGCTCCACGACGTCACCGACGCCGTCATCGACGGCATCACGGCAATGTATCAAGAAAACGCGCCAGAGCTCATCTACTACATGGCGCTCTACCGCATATTCAGCGAGTTCCTGGACGACGTCTCCGAGGACGTGCTGCCCAACGAGGGGCTGGGCTTCCGCGACAGCCTCATCTGGAACAAGCTCTACGACTTCCAGAAGGACGCGGCGCTCGCCATCATCAACAAGCTCGAGACCTACAACGGCTGCATCCTGGCAGACTCCGTGGGCCTTGGCAAGACGTTCACCGCGCTCGCCGTGATCAAGTACTACGAGAGCCGCAACAAGGACGTGCTCGTGCTGTGCCCCAAGAAGCTGCGCGACAACTGGATAACCTACAACTCGAACGTCGTGAACAACCCCATCGCGGGCGACCGCCTGCAGTACGACGTGCTCTACCACACCGACCTCTCGCGCACGCGAGGCACGTCGGAGACTGGGCTGCCCCTCGACCGCCTGAACTGGGGCGCGTACGGGCTTGTCGTCATCGACGAGAGCCACAACTTCCGAAACGGCGGCGACTCGGCGTCGGAAGACAAGATGAACCGCTACCAGCTGCTTATGGAGAAGGTCATCAAGCAGGGCGTGAAGACCAAGGTGCTGATGCTCTCGGCCACGCCCGTGAACAACCGCTTCCGCGACCTGCGCAACCAGCTCGCCCTGGCATACTGGGGCGACCCCACGGGCTGGTCGGAGAAGCTGCGCCTGGAGAACGACATCGAGACGGTGTTCCGCAACGCGCAGACCGTTTACGCCCGCTGGTCGAAGCTGCCCGGCGAGCAGCGGACGACCCGCGCCCTCACCGACATGCTCGACTACGACTTCTTCGAGGTGCTCGACCAGGTGACCGTGGCGCGCAGCCGCAAGCACATCCAGCGCTACTACGACATGAGCGCCATCGGGCCCTTCCCGAAGCGCCTGCCGCCGATATCGAAGCGGCCCAAGCTCTCGACGCTGGCGAACGCGATCAACTACCGCGAGATATACGAGGAGCTGGACTCCCTCGCGCTCGCCGTGTACATGCCTAGCTCGTACGTGCACCCCAGCAAGATGGAGAAGTACGCGAAGATGGGCGGCGGCGGAAACCTCACGCTGGGCGGTCGCGAGACGGGCGTGCGCCGCCTCATGACGACGAACCTGCTCAAGCGCCTGGAGAGCTCGGTGTGCTCGTTCCGCCTGACGCTCGAAC from Eggerthella lenta DSM 2243 includes the following:
- a CDS encoding VaFE repeat-containing surface-anchored protein — encoded protein: MDESKETARGASLEDVRGKLARCLLALLLAASSVAGALSSLGAKEAHAAETAYLSVGGNIPYAGFFTTWMWADDQMAYCAQPSKATPSEGGYEKAPLSTASGRDAEAAADLWFGWGGPGFDYSMWPGAWYDGTPMNDARYAALTHIILSDTYSSSGDQAMHGCTQAFRSWCQQNVLGFDDGGSVINGDATGRLMHSRMGEVKQSFKAFQLYTGSFSQMIVSFSYTPYGSVELEKQSGNDAMSNGNDAYSLAAEYTLYSDEACTQAVSVMALDDSGRGRIDEVEPGDYWLKESKAAPGFAIDEAAYAVTVEPDKTATVAAGHVQDTPQSNAVDVVVAKADATTEKAQPQGDSALSGAEFTVEYYKGIYSSADEARASGSPERTWVLATDDEGKAHLSSDSKVSGDAFYYASDGATPVIPLGTVLVTETKVPCGYNLDDGRGNAPETHLAKVESDNDRIEAVSTYNSPVAKDTVKRGDYRLVKEVPVSIYSEGAGDMPQDAKRVLVPGVEFQLINDSTNPVTSPETGEEVAPGGVVCTITTDENGLATTKDENAAANGWSKPEGWSAALAYGTYTVHEVIPADVAAKFKTEYGKALLPVEDFKITISDEGQYDPPVLVSNKIPQTPLKVVKADAETGKRIPLAASFELYDAYGGLVTYTLHYPDEEVVSTWTTNERGELTLPMALGEGCYFLKEVAAPEGYVLDSEPAAFAVSADYRGWDDPIVLTFEDAPQKGTVTVSKTNSETGSPVDGSTYIVKAEGDVSTPDGILRYADGQIVATLTTDAEGHATSEPLYLGTYTVYEAKAKDGYALDVAENTVALTYQGQEASVFDERIDVADAPTELRLVKVDSLDGETPIEGAVFRIWNDAGDFDETLTTDESGVIDLKYLKHGSYHLQEVAAAEGYVISDVDEDGNAKTHDFEVNDQGMATLDGDSMQAKLAIVVENMPKTMGTTAADGDGGTHEGQARSDMSIIDSVAYTGCIPGEAYKVTGKLMDKSTGQPALDAEGNEITAEKDFVAEGFEGSIDIEFRFDGSGLAGASLVAFEAMYDAEGSIYMNHEDIDDEGQTVNVVDIATKAHDAETGTNQGTVSESATLVDVVSFEGLTPGNRYKLFTMLVDKATGEPVEDAAGNPMVIETDFAPEAPDGTVEVVFELDTADLAGKSLVFFEKLADDGDNVIAKHEDIGDEGQTIELPEPDAPQNPVGKGYPKTGADAAKAAVAASAAVIVGCGAAGAAYAAAKRRKKAGEGVEEPTAEPVE
- a CDS encoding class B sortase, encoding MKKLKIVAEGLGLVLAAVAVAALCTWIAADDNDKAGIAQSLEGAVSEESEHEEPLGIDWDSLSQEIVAWVEAPNTSISQPVAKADKQNPNAYLFLDALDQGGYGTPYIDADCTGGSLLVPIYGHNMSDGGVFSDFAKYSDESFARGHSRIDLYTRDGRSYNLSVIAVDVVDARYETMCPSFGDAEAVAKQVAKSDVVLRKYDGESKVFAFTTCSYQAANSRAIVYAVPNR
- a CDS encoding YlcI/YnfO family protein, encoding MPTTYKQLIDANPSQTEIRSYLVDGDQVSVTLRIPDTLRDAAKEEAALRGMSFSAFVRTCMIEELAKKGA
- a CDS encoding helicase-related protein, producing MQPDFFDNRARIVKDDLVANIADGDRVAIAASVFSMYAYQELATQLEGIDELRFVFTSQAFTKQRPPREKREFYIPRLSREQGLCGTDFEIKLRNELTQKAVATECADWIRRKARFRSFEGEGRMSGFLNVEKTDDNVAYMPFDGFTTRKLGCDNSAEAPDVTMRLDASQSRALLKQFDDAWDSGELHDVTDAVIDGITAMYQENAPELIYYMALYRIFSEFLDDVSEDVLPNEGLGFRDSLIWNKLYDFQKDAALAIINKLETYNGCILADSVGLGKTFTALAVIKYYESRNKDVLVLCPKKLRDNWITYNSNVVNNPIAGDRLQYDVLYHTDLSRTRGTSETGLPLDRLNWGAYGLVVIDESHNFRNGGDSASEDKMNRYQLLMEKVIKQGVKTKVLMLSATPVNNRFRDLRNQLALAYWGDPTGWSEKLRLENDIETVFRNAQTVYARWSKLPGEQRTTRALTDMLDYDFFEVLDQVTVARSRKHIQRYYDMSAIGPFPKRLPPISKRPKLSTLANAINYREIYEELDSLALAVYMPSSYVHPSKMEKYAKMGGGGNLTLGGRETGVRRLMTTNLLKRLESSVCSFRLTLERVLAAMSAALETIDDYRRGLASGASVADGDLPGGFDFDPDDESGFEVGGATKILVEDMDWMSWERDIEADVAVIEVLISMVRDIDPAHDAKLIELCEQIREKSQGPINPGNRKVLVFTAFSDTADYLYENVSAFAKRELGLECAKVTGDGCACTIKAVPPHMQEVLACFSPASKERDVVAPQLSGCDVNIVIATDCISEGQNLQDCDYLVNYDIHWNPVRIVQRFGRVDRIGSKNDRIQLVNYWPDVELDEYIKLKARVEERMRITVMTSTGDDDYINADETGDLEYRRQQLEQMRDEVVDLEDVSGGVSITDLGLNEFRMDLVGYYRDNPDIDRLPSGINAVVEGDEPGVIFVLRNVNSRIDRDGANHLHPFYVVRMGSDGSVIHGHLEPKAVLDDMRLLCRGNSEPDMALCRAYNRETKNGRDMRREAGLLRDAVASIVDSKEASDIDSFFGGGTTSFLENDIEGLDDFELVCFLVVKPRC